A region of Rhodospirillales bacterium DNA encodes the following proteins:
- a CDS encoding 1-deoxy-D-xylulose-5-phosphate reductoisomerase: protein MVAAVDAAPRSVTILGSTGSVGVSTLDLIGRQPEAFAVEALTAHRDVDSLAAQARRLGARLAVIADPARYAALKDALAGSEVEAAAGPAALEEAASRPAEWVMAAIVGFAGLMPTLAAAARGATIALANKEALVCAGGLLLDAVRKGGGRLLPVDSEHNAIFQSLETANRRHVERLILTASGGPFRTRTLAEMSAATPAQALAHPNWDMGDKISIDSATMMNKGLELIEAHHLFDMAADRIEIVIHPQSVIHSMVAYADGSVLAQLGSADMRIPIAHALAWPARMATPANRLDFAALGALTFEPPDPVRFPALRLAREALQTGGFGPTILNAANEIAVEAFLSLHIRFTDIAEVVEATLERFGAGGASRGAADTVADLRDVDARARVAATAICRGIAVG, encoded by the coding sequence GTGGTAGCGGCCGTGGACGCCGCGCCGCGCTCCGTCACCATCCTCGGATCGACGGGTTCCGTGGGCGTCAGCACGCTCGATCTGATCGGACGCCAGCCGGAGGCCTTCGCCGTCGAGGCGCTGACGGCGCACCGTGACGTCGATTCGCTCGCGGCGCAGGCGCGGCGTCTGGGCGCGCGGCTGGCGGTGATCGCCGATCCGGCGCGCTACGCGGCGCTGAAGGACGCGCTCGCCGGTTCGGAGGTCGAGGCCGCCGCCGGACCGGCGGCGCTGGAGGAGGCGGCGTCCCGCCCCGCCGAGTGGGTGATGGCCGCCATCGTCGGCTTCGCGGGATTGATGCCGACCTTGGCGGCGGCGGCCCGCGGCGCGACGATCGCCCTGGCCAACAAGGAGGCGCTGGTCTGCGCCGGCGGCCTGTTGCTCGACGCGGTGCGCAAGGGCGGTGGCCGGTTGCTCCCGGTCGATAGCGAGCACAACGCCATTTTCCAGAGCCTCGAGACCGCCAACCGCCGGCACGTCGAGCGGTTGATCCTGACGGCGTCCGGCGGGCCGTTCCGGACCCGGACGCTGGCCGAGATGTCGGCGGCCACGCCGGCGCAGGCGCTGGCGCATCCCAATTGGGATATGGGCGACAAGATATCCATCGATTCCGCGACCATGATGAACAAGGGCCTCGAGCTGATCGAGGCCCACCATCTCTTCGACATGGCGGCCGACCGGATCGAGATCGTGATCCACCCGCAATCCGTGATCCACTCGATGGTCGCCTACGCCGACGGCTCGGTGCTGGCGCAGCTCGGATCGGCCGACATGCGCATTCCGATCGCCCACGCGCTGGCATGGCCCGCCCGGATGGCGACGCCCGCCAACCGCCTCGATTTCGCCGCCTTGGGAGCGCTTACCTTCGAGCCGCCCGATCCGGTGCGGTTTCCGGCCTTGCGGCTCGCCCGGGAGGCCTTGCAAACTGGCGGGTTTGGGCCCACAATCCTCAATGCGGCCAACGAGATAGCGGTGGAAGCTTTCTTGTCATTGCACATCCGGTTTACCGATATCGCTGAGGTCGTCGAGGCGACGCTTGAGCGATTCGGAGCCGGTGGCGCGTCCCGGGGGGCGGCGGACACGGTGGCGGATCTTCGCGACGTCGACGCGCGGGCGCGCGTCGCGGCGACGGCGATCTGCCGTGGCATCGCGGTCGGATAG
- the rseP gene encoding RIP metalloprotease RseP, giving the protein MSFIPLIRDNFILFVLIISLLVFVHEYGHYWVGVKCGIKAEVFSIGFGREIWGWTSPKTGTRWRLSILPLGGYVKFLGDANASGAGAPDDKLSAEERKRAFHTQPLAAREAVVAADPAANLIFAVIVLAIMNLVHGQPYTQPQVVVIEADGAAARFGMRTGDTILSIGGRSVDSFEDIITVAQLNPGVPLTYTVARDGKTISGTVTPVARDYVDRFKNTHRLGDLGVASVNALPVVGRVAPDSAAERAGIRPGDRVIEIAGQAIEHFGHIPLIIRTRPDMPTPIRLERDGRMIDIVATPGRIESTDADGKPKVEGRLGFTNGAVSIVRRLGPVDSTTSAVAQVWYMSGTIYTVIKQIVLGLRPASEIGGPIRIAKTTGEVAQLGWPAIIMFVVGLSVTLGVFNLVPMPMLDGGHLLLYAIEWLRGEPLSARAQDMGFRIGFAAVVSLMAFATWNDITDLAQRWFLAP; this is encoded by the coding sequence ATGAGTTTCATCCCGCTGATCCGCGACAACTTCATCCTGTTCGTGCTGATCATCTCGTTGCTCGTGTTCGTGCACGAGTACGGCCATTACTGGGTCGGCGTGAAGTGCGGCATCAAGGCCGAGGTCTTCTCCATCGGGTTCGGACGGGAGATCTGGGGTTGGACCAGCCCCAAGACCGGAACGCGCTGGCGGTTGTCGATCCTGCCGCTGGGTGGATACGTGAAATTCCTTGGCGACGCGAACGCCAGCGGTGCCGGCGCGCCGGACGACAAATTGTCGGCGGAGGAGCGAAAGCGGGCCTTCCATACGCAGCCGCTCGCGGCGCGCGAGGCGGTCGTCGCGGCCGACCCAGCGGCCAACCTGATCTTTGCCGTCATCGTGCTGGCGATCATGAACCTGGTCCACGGCCAGCCCTACACGCAGCCGCAGGTCGTCGTGATCGAGGCCGACGGCGCCGCCGCCCGGTTCGGGATGAGGACTGGCGACACCATCCTGTCCATCGGCGGGCGCTCGGTCGACAGTTTCGAGGACATCATCACCGTCGCGCAGCTCAATCCCGGCGTGCCGCTGACCTACACCGTCGCGCGCGACGGCAAGACGATCTCGGGAACGGTCACGCCGGTGGCGCGCGACTACGTCGACCGATTCAAGAACACGCATCGCCTCGGCGACCTCGGTGTCGCCAGCGTCAACGCGCTCCCGGTCGTGGGCCGTGTCGCGCCGGACAGCGCCGCCGAGCGCGCCGGCATCCGCCCGGGCGATCGGGTCATCGAGATCGCCGGACAGGCGATCGAGCATTTCGGCCATATCCCGCTGATCATCCGCACCCGGCCCGACATGCCGACGCCGATCCGGCTCGAGCGGGACGGGCGGATGATCGATATCGTGGCCACACCGGGGCGGATCGAATCGACCGACGCCGACGGCAAACCCAAGGTCGAGGGACGGCTCGGCTTCACCAACGGCGCCGTCTCGATCGTGCGCCGCCTCGGCCCCGTCGACTCGACGACCAGCGCGGTGGCGCAGGTCTGGTACATGTCCGGCACGATCTACACCGTCATCAAGCAGATCGTCCTCGGGCTGCGGCCGGCGTCGGAGATCGGCGGACCGATCCGGATCGCCAAGACGACGGGGGAGGTGGCGCAGCTCGGCTGGCCCGCGATCATCATGTTCGTGGTCGGCCTGTCGGTCACCCTCGGGGTCTTCAACCTCGTCCCGATGCCGATGCTCGATGGCGGCCATCTGCTGCTGTACGCCATCGAATGGCTGCGCGGGGAGCCGCTCTCCGCCCGGGCCCAGGACATGGGTTTCCGGATCGGATTCGCGGCCGTCGTGAGCCTCATGGCGTTCGCCACCTGGAACGACATCACGGATCTGGCCCAGCGCTGGTTCCTGGCGCCATAA
- a CDS encoding phosphatidate cytidylyltransferase: protein MAPSRAEAASGGRFRDLTIRAVSAAVLAPLALAAVWFGFPWYDLMVALAAVAMLSEWRRMAGGFTHPVWLASGSFYLVAAVVAALWLRHDARMGQLTILWVLAVVWATDIFAFFAGRAIGGPKLAPRISPGKTWSGLAGGMAAAAAASAVFSVWSAAPLSSLCFWGAATAVVAQAGDLLESAAKRRFGVKDSGTLIPGHGGILDRVDGLVAALLLVAIARLLGGGSVPW from the coding sequence ATGGCACCGTCTCGAGCTGAGGCCGCGTCGGGCGGCCGGTTTCGCGATCTCACGATCAGGGCGGTGTCGGCCGCGGTCCTGGCGCCGCTCGCGCTGGCGGCGGTGTGGTTCGGGTTCCCCTGGTACGACCTGATGGTGGCGCTGGCGGCCGTCGCCATGCTGTCGGAGTGGCGACGGATGGCCGGCGGGTTCACCCATCCGGTCTGGCTGGCGTCGGGCTCGTTCTATCTCGTCGCCGCCGTGGTCGCGGCGTTGTGGCTGCGCCACGACGCCCGAATGGGACAGCTGACGATCCTCTGGGTCCTGGCCGTCGTATGGGCGACCGACATCTTCGCGTTCTTCGCCGGCCGGGCGATCGGCGGGCCGAAGCTGGCGCCGAGGATCAGCCCCGGAAAGACATGGTCCGGTCTGGCCGGCGGCATGGCCGCGGCGGCGGCGGCCTCGGCCGTGTTCTCGGTCTGGAGCGCGGCCCCGCTGTCGTCGCTGTGTTTCTGGGGCGCCGCGACCGCGGTCGTGGCCCAGGCCGGCGATCTGCTCGAATCGGCGGCCAAGCGGCGGTTCGGGGTCAAGGATTCGGGCACGCTGATCCCCGGCCACGGGGGCATTCTCGACAGGGTCGACGGGCTCGTCGCGGCGCTCCTGCTCGTCGCGATCGCCCGGCTCCTCGGCGGCGGGAGCGTCCCGTGGTAG